A window of Oncorhynchus masou masou isolate Uvic2021 chromosome 16, UVic_Omas_1.1, whole genome shotgun sequence genomic DNA:
ttcaattaCAAAGAACAGGGactttttccaatgcctcgcaaaaaaGGGCTactattggtagatgtgtaaaaaaaCCCACAAAagacagacattgaatatctctttgcgcatggtgaagttattaattccactttgaatggtgtatcaatacacccagtcgctACAAAGGTACAGGCGTCCTAACTTatttgccggagaggaaggaaactgctcagggatttcaccatgaggccaatggtgactttaaaagttacagagtttaatggctgataggcgaaaactgaagatggatcaacaatattgcggggggggggggggctggtttGTTATCAACATTTTGAAGGCACACTACAAATATATCCCAATTTGATGTTTTGAAACATTAATTACACTTCTAAttgatatacagtatacacacactgtgtacaaaacattaaggacacctgctctttccatgacatagactgactaggtgaatccaggtgaaagctgtgatcccttattgatgtctcttgttaaatccacttcaaatcagtgtagattatttttaagcctggagacaattgagacctggattgtgtatgtgtgccattcagagggtgaatgggcaagacaaaatatttaagtgggtacgatagtaggtgccaggcgcaccggtttgagtgtgtcaagaactgcaacgctgctgagcTTTTTATGCtaagtttcccgtgtgtatcaagaatggtccaccacccaaaggacatccagccaacttgacacaactgtgtgaagcattggagtcaacatgggtcagcatccctgaaGAACGCTTCCAACATCTTGTAGAGTCCAATGCCCTGATGAATTCAgcctgttctgaaggcaaaggggggtgggggatgcaactcaacattcggttcctaatgttttgtatactcagtgtacacagCTATTGTGGAGCATTTTGAAATGCAGTATTTCCCTGTCTGAAGTCGGGTGTAGTTTTTAAATCGCACTGGGGCTGATCTGTAATACAGTACGAGGACAATATCCAGGAGTCTCACAGGATTCTCTGGTACTTTTCACTTTCAAAGGTGTGAAGTTTGAGGATTAAAATATCACATTTCAGACCTATGTCAAAGTTCTCCTGTTTCTTTAGCTCTGTAAGTGGTGAAGATATTTTAGAGTCCCAGTtactgtaaaataaatatatCATTTTTGGTATGGTATGTATGAATAATCAATTGAATAAATGTGATATATCAATGATAACCATAATCCACCAGAGATTATTCGTTTTTGGACCCAATTTTGGTTCATCTCAAGTTTAACCAAACGTATAAATAAACTTTGCTTTCTGATGAAACTGATATTTAGCAACAGTTTCAACACCCACTTAATCTTTAGAATTAACAACAACAGAAGTGCCAAAATAGGATATCATATCCTAAAGAAGTTTTGGTGCAATTGACAAGAATATCTCACCGACACATAATATTCTGCAACAGATGGTATATTAATTGCAAAAACAATATCTCAGCTGAAATGAAAACATTCAAACACGTGTAAAAGTGCAGAGTAAAGTATCCCAGCAGTTCACTTCTAACCTCCGGCTGCAACACttccatttttcatttcactgTGGCTCCTCTCCCCTAACCAACCAAACCCATCATGGTCCTCTCTGATCTCCCCCGGCTGAGTTAGGGCTCACGTTTCCAGGCTACGGCTTTCCTCAGGACTGGGCTGTTGTGAGGCCAGCTGAATGTAGGTGTGACCACACCCAGAATACTCCTGCAGGTGAATGGGTACCTCCTCtggtcctcctgtcctcttcctgtCAGTGTCTCTCTTTTTACCCCCCTGAACCTGCTGGCACACCCTACTGCTACCCTTCGAACTGACTGCTTGCCCTCTGAAGAGCTGCGCCCGACGCTGGCACAGCCCCACCTTACTGAGCAGGATAAAGATATCCCCCCTGAAAGCCTTGGTGAAGATGGCGTACAGGAAGGGGTTGGCACAGGAGTTGAGAGGGTAGAAGAGCACCAGTAGGATCTTAGAGTTGGACACGGTGATAAGCGGCCGGTCCACAACGGCTGACATGGCGTAAAACGAGATGGGCGCCATACACAGGAAGTCAGTGAAGATGAGGATGGCCATGCGTTTGGCAATGTTGGTGTCTTTAGACCCTGAGCAGTAGTAAGGGTTGTGCACAGCGCAGTAGATCTTCATGTAACAGGTACAGATCACCAGGAATGCCAGGATGTTTAGGATCAAGACGGAGATGATGTAGACCTGGGCCATGGTGGACTTGGTATCCATGGGCAGGCAGATACTGACCTGATAGATAAAGATCAAATAAATCACCAATCAAAACATCAATTAATCAATAACTACATACAGAAACAAAATAAAGATTTTTGGGGGGATGGATCCCTGAATCAACCAATCAATTAATCAATACTGACCTTCTGGTAGCTGCTGACCCCCACTAGGGGGAGCATCGCTAGGAGGAGGCAGAAAAACCATCCAGCCAGCATCACAGCAGTGGCGTGGGGCAGACGCAACTTCCTGTCCAGCCTCAAGGCAAACGTTATTGCGTACCACCTCTCTAGCGTAATCATTGTCAGAGTATAAACCGACAGCTCGCTGGCGAACACCGTGAGGAACCCCGCCAACCCGCAACCCGGCCCCGTCTGCCATTCGATGGCGTGGTTGTAGTACTCCATCTTGGTGTGAAGGTCCACTGAGGCGATGAGGAGGAGATATATCCCCATGCAGAGGTCAGCGAAGGCCAGGTGACACATGAGGAAGCGTGAGACGGAGAGCTTGtagtgggaggtgaggaggacCAGTAGCACCACCATGTTACCTACTACAGCCAGCAGAGACacaaaccacacagacacacgcaggaAGCTGAAGCCCATGATGTCCTCACACGGGTTGAACTCGTCGGGTGCAGGGGCGCAGGTCACCTCCTCGCCCTCCTCACAGACCACGTAGTCGTAGCGATTGTCAAAGTTCTGGCTGGTGTCCTCCTGCGGGTTCTGTAAGATGAGATAAGACAAGACAAGTATTGTATTGTCAATTGCCTTGCTCAAGTGCACAACGGTAGGACATGGTATCAAAGAAACTTTAAAAAaagatatattttatatttaattcCTTTCCACTCACATACAAAGTTATACATACAAATGTGATGACCCTCctactctgtctgccgtattctctctttgttcttgtttccttattaggatgccggtgggcggagttgggagggtcgtcagctacatgggaaacacctgggccaggtgtgtcccaggataaatacaccacttccccattcatggaggagactctctccatgtaGACACCTTTctagattttgttgtgtttcttggtggtttttggttgtttgctttgacacctttcaacacccttcattatcacattcatgcatgcaaaacacttacactactgattacacacagcattgtatattgtacttagtttactttattttgttactccttatctccacgttgtctcccctTTGTTatgggctttgagccggttcgtgacacaaACGACTTTCAGATAAACACAATGGCTACATCTCATCTGCCCAGACACGCATGCTCACACTCCCGTCCCCAGTGTCTACACGCTCACACTCCCGTCCCCAGTGTCTACACGCTCACACTCCCGTCCCCAGTGTCTACACGCTCACACTCCCGTCCCCAGTGTCTACACTCCCGTCCCCAGTGTCTACCTGCTCACACTCGCGTCCCCAGTGTCTACACTCCCATTCCCAGTGTCTACCTGCTCAGACTCCCATCCCCAGTGTCTACCTGGTCACACTCCCGTCCCCAGTGTCTACACTCCCGTCCCCAGTGTCTACACTCCTGTCCCCAGTGTCTACCTGCTCACACTCCCGTCCCCAGTGTCTACCTGCTCACACTCCCGTCCCCAGTGTCTACACTCCCATCCCAAGTGTCTACCTGCTCAGACTCCCATCCCCAGTGTCTACCTGGTCACACTCCCGTCCCCAGTGTCTACACTCCCGTCCCCAGTGTCTACACTCCCGTCCCCAGTGTCTACACTCCCATCCCAATTGTCTACACTCCCGTCCCCAGTGTCTACACTCCCATCCCCAGTGTCTACCTGCTCAGACTCCCATCCCCAGTGTCTACCTGCTCAGACTCCCATCCCCAGTGTCTACCTGGTCCCACTCCCATCCCCAGTGTCtacctggtcacactcccatccccagtgcctggtcacactcccatcccttgtgcctggtcacattcccatcccttgtgcctggtcacattcccatccctggtgcctggtcacactccaatcccttgtgcctggtcacaatcccatcccttgtgcctggtcacactcccatcccttgtgcctggtcacattcccatccctGATGCCTGGTCACACtaccatcccttgtgcctggtcacactcccatcccctggtgcctggtcacactccaatcccttgtgcctggtcacactccaatcccttgtgcctggtaacactccaatcccttgtgcttggtcacactccaatcccttgtgcctggtcacactcccatcccttgtgcttggtcacactccaatcccttgtgGCTGGTCAAACTccaatccctagtgcctggtcacactcccatccccttgtgcctggtcacactcgcatcccttgtgcctggtcaagctcccatcccctggtgcctggtcacactccaatcccttgtgcctggtcacactccaatcccttgtgcctggtcacactcccatcccttgtgcctggtcacactccaatcctttgtgcctggtcacactcccatcccttgtgcctggtcacactcccatccctagtgcctggtcacactcccatcccttgtgccaggtcacactcccatcccttgtgcctggtcacactcccatcccttgtgcctggtcacactcccatcccttgtgcctggtcacactcccatccctggtgcctggtcacactcccatccatagtgcctggtcacactcccatcccttgtgcctggtcacactcccatcccttgtgcctggtcacactcccatccctggtgcctggtcacactcccatccctggtgcttggtcacactcccatccctagtgcctggtcacactcccatcccttgtgcctggtcacactcccatcccttgtgcctggtcacactccaatcccttgtgcctggtcaaactccaatcccttgtgcatggtcacactccaatccctagtgcctggtcacactccaatccctagtgcctggtcacactccaatccctagtgcctggtcacactccaatccctagtgcctggtcacactccaatccctaGTGCCTTGTCACTTTCCCATcccctggtgcctggtcacactccaatcccttgtgcctggtcacactccaatccctagtgcctggtcacattcccatcccttgtgcctggtcacactcccatcccctggtgcctggtcacactcccatcccttgtgcctggtcacactcccatcccttgtgcctggtcacactcccatcccctggtgcctggtcacactcccatcccttgtgcctggtcacactccgatcccttgtgcctggtcacactccgatcccttgtgcctggtcacactccgatcccttgtgcctggtcacactccgatcccttgtgcctggtcacactccgatcccttgtgcctggtcacactcccattccttgtgcctggtcacactccaatcccttgtgcctggtcacactccaatccctggggcctggtcacactcccatcccctgttgcctggtcacactccaatccctggtgcctggtcacactcccatcccctggtgcctggtcacactc
This region includes:
- the LOC135557244 gene encoding thyrotropin receptor-like; this translates as MTENDRHSLQVITCALFTLVTLPIETLVDFESCPTVCDCSERKTYTISCFDIDVIPTFPASTDTLWLLETRLNSVPGDVFSNLVNISRIYISVDLTLKRLERHSFYNLKKITHIEIRNARSLSYIDPEAFKNLPNLKYLGIFNTGLTIFPDLTNIHSDDMNFVLEITDHPYISEVPANSFRGITNQVLTVMLYSNGFTDIQHHAFNGTKLDAVYLHRNRRLTRMDEDMFSGTVSGPMLLDVSLTAVSSLPTAGLESLRELIARSAWNLKKLPPIKTFKHLTTADLTYPSHCCGFKNLKKKRGYLEYIICNLTAFYDQQQKRSVGPLTVPSLQGDPTADTADQEPSEEGFRDGVFKDTQGDPWRDFHSSLNYHVYFGGQPDDDVGFGEMLKNPQEDTSQNFDNRYDYVVCEEGEEVTCAPAPDEFNPCEDIMGFSFLRVSVWFVSLLAVVGNMVVLLVLLTSHYKLSVSRFLMCHLAFADLCMGIYLLLIASVDLHTKMEYYNHAIEWQTGPGCGLAGFLTVFASELSVYTLTMITLERWYAITFALRLDRKLRLPHATAVMLAGWFFCLLLAMLPLVGVSSYQKVSICLPMDTKSTMAQVYIISVLILNILAFLVICTCYMKIYCAVHNPYYCSGSKDTNIAKRMAILIFTDFLCMAPISFYAMSAVVDRPLITVSNSKILLVLFYPLNSCANPFLYAIFTKAFRGDIFILLSKVGLCQRRAQLFRGQAVSSKGSSRVCQQVQGGKKRDTDRKRTGGPEEVPIHLQEYSGCGHTYIQLASQQPSPEESRSLET